CTCGGCAGCGTTTCGCATGCGGTGCTGCACCATGTCAGTTGTCCGGTGCTCGTCATTCGGTGATCTTGTCGAGTCGGTCTGAGCGGACGGCCGGCGTGTTTCTCAAGACCTTCATTCAAAACCCTCTTCCTCGCCAACACAATCACGGATGAGCCGCTTCGGATCAGATCAACCGGATGCCATTCCTTCGGTTGCGGGTGAGCCGTCGCCGGTGCTCTTGCGCGACGGCACCACAGCCACGCTCTACGTGGCGAACCAGGCCCACCAGACCGCCCTGCTCGACTTTTTTACGCGGCTTTCTCCCGCGGCGCGCCGGCGGCGGTTTTTCATGGAGTCGGCCCCGCCGGAGGAATTGGTTCGGGACATGTGCGACTCGTCGAACCAGGCGCGGCAGCTTACCTTCTTTGTCGCGCGACAAGGAGGAGACCGCCTGCACATCCTGGCGGTCGCCTCCTACGAAGCGAAGGACGAACGGACGGTGGAGGTGGCTTTCGCCGTGGACGACGAATTTCACGGCATGGGATTGGGGACGCTGCTGTTGGAACGGTTGGCCTTCGCCGCCCATGACGCCGGTTTCACGAGACTCTGGGCCGTGACCCAGCCGGACAATCTGGCCATGCGCGAGGTGTTTCGCGAATCGGGATTCGAGATGCGCGAGCGGTTCGACGGAGATGAAATGGAGGTCGAGCTTCAGTTCCGCCAACCGGGACCGGAAACGACGAAGATGGACCTGAGGGAACGGGTCGCCACGGTCGCATCGCTCAAACCCCTGTTTCATCCGCTGCACGTGGCGGTGATCGGCGCCTCGCGCGATCCCTCCCGCATCGGCGCCAAGTTGCTCGACGCCCTGCTCTCGGCGGGATTTCGCGGCGCGCTCCACCCGGTGAACCCGTCGGCTTCGTCCATCCGCGGGCTGACGTCCTACCCCTCCATCACGAAGGTGCCGGCGCGCGTGGATGTCGCGGTCATTGCCGTCCCGGCCGAAAAGGTGCTCCAGGTCGTGGACGAATGTGGAGCCGCCAAGGTGCGGACGCTGGTCGTCATCACGGCCGGGTTCGCCGAGGTGGGGGCGGACGGAGCGAGGCTCCAACAGATGCTCGCCCAGAAGGCACGCGACTACGGCATGAGGCTGGTCGGGCCTAACTGTTTCGGGGTGGTCAACACCGACGACTCGATCCGGCTGAACGCCACCTTCACCTCATCCTTTCCGCCCGCGGGACGGGTGGCCATGTCGTCCCAAAGCGGGGCGCTGGGGCTGGCCGTGCTAGCGGCGGCGCGCCGCCTGCAAGTCGGCATCTCCACCTTCGTGAGCGTCGGCAACAAGGCCGACGTGTCGGTCAACGACCTGCTGCAATATTGGGAAGAGGATCGGGCCTCGGACGTCATCCTCCTCTACGTCGAGTCGTTCGGGAATCCCAGGCGATTTTCCCGGATCGCGCGGCGCGTGAGTAGACAGAAACCGATCGTGACGGTGAAGGCCGGCCGAACCTCGTCAGGGCGCCGCGCGGCCAGCTCGCACACCGCGTCGCTGGCCGCGAGCGACAGGGCCGTCGATGCCCTGTTCCAGCAGACCGGCGTGATCCGCGCCGACACGTTGGATGAGATGTTCGCGCTCGCCTCGGGCCTCTCGAATCAACCGTTGCCGCCCGGCCGTCGCGTGGCAATCCTGACGAATGCCGGAGGACCGGGCATCCTCTGCGCCGACGCCTGCGAAGCCAATTGTCTGATCGTGCCGGAACTGTCACCGGCGACGAGAGAACGCTTGGCTGTCTTCACCCCGGCCGCAGCCTCGCTCAAGAACCCTGTGGATCTGATCGCCTCGGCGACCCCGGACCAGTACCGGCAGGCGATCGCCACGCTCATGGCATCCCCGGACATCGACGCGCTGATCATCCTCTATATCTCGGTCAGCCCATCGGACACGGCGCCGATCGCCGAGGGCATCCTCGAAGGCATCAGGCAGGCGCGGGAAACCGGCATCACGAGCAAGCCGGTGATGATCACCTGGATGGCGGAGGGCGATCTGGATCGGCGCTTTTCAACATCCAGCGAAGCGATCCCGACCTTCAACCTGCCCGAGACGCCCGGCCTGGTCTTGAGCAAAGCTGCGGGCTACGCCGAATGGCGGAGGGAGCCGGTCGGGCTGGTGCCGCTCCATCCCGATGCCGATCTTCAGCTTGCGAGAGGCATTTGTACCAGGGCGCTGCGACAAAAAGGATCCGGCTGGCTGAGCGCCGAAGACACCCGTTCCGTCCTGGCCGCGATGGGCCTCCCATTGCCTGCGGGCGGGGTTGCCAAATCGGACGAGGCGGCGATTGCCTTGGCCGAGCAGGTGGGGTTTCCGGTCGCCGCCAAGTTGGCCAGCCGTACGATCGTTCACAAGACCGAGGTCGGAGGCGTGCGCCTCTCGCTTCAGAATGCTGAGGACGTCCGCCAAGCCTATCGCGACATCCGCGAACAACTCCAGCGGCGCAATCAGCTCGAGGCGATGGAAGGGGTCGTCATCCAACCAATGCTTGCCGGGGGCGTCGAAGTGATGGTGGGGGCCACGCACGATCCCTCCTTCGGTCCATTGGTCGCCTTCGGCCTCGGCGGCATCCATGTGGAAATCTTGCAGGACGTGCAGTTCCGCGTGGCTCCGCTGACGGATCGCGACGCGCGCGCGATGGTGCGGGAAAT
The DNA window shown above is from Nitrospira tepida and carries:
- a CDS encoding bifunctional acetate--CoA ligase family protein/GNAT family N-acetyltransferase — protein: MSRFGSDQPDAIPSVAGEPSPVLLRDGTTATLYVANQAHQTALLDFFTRLSPAARRRRFFMESAPPEELVRDMCDSSNQARQLTFFVARQGGDRLHILAVASYEAKDERTVEVAFAVDDEFHGMGLGTLLLERLAFAAHDAGFTRLWAVTQPDNLAMREVFRESGFEMRERFDGDEMEVELQFRQPGPETTKMDLRERVATVASLKPLFHPLHVAVIGASRDPSRIGAKLLDALLSAGFRGALHPVNPSASSIRGLTSYPSITKVPARVDVAVIAVPAEKVLQVVDECGAAKVRTLVVITAGFAEVGADGARLQQMLAQKARDYGMRLVGPNCFGVVNTDDSIRLNATFTSSFPPAGRVAMSSQSGALGLAVLAAARRLQVGISTFVSVGNKADVSVNDLLQYWEEDRASDVILLYVESFGNPRRFSRIARRVSRQKPIVTVKAGRTSSGRRAASSHTASLAASDRAVDALFQQTGVIRADTLDEMFALASGLSNQPLPPGRRVAILTNAGGPGILCADACEANCLIVPELSPATRERLAVFTPAAASLKNPVDLIASATPDQYRQAIATLMASPDIDALIILYISVSPSDTAPIAEGILEGIRQARETGITSKPVMITWMAEGDLDRRFSTSSEAIPTFNLPETPGLVLSKAAGYAEWRREPVGLVPLHPDADLQLARGICTRALRQKGSGWLSAEDTRSVLAAMGLPLPAGGVAKSDEAAIALAEQVGFPVAAKLASRTIVHKTEVGGVRLSLQNAEDVRQAYRDIREQLQRRNQLEAMEGVVIQPMLAGGVEVMVGATHDPSFGPLVAFGLGGIHVEILQDVQFRVAPLTDRDARAMVREIRGFRLLEGYRGHPPADISALEALLLRISTLVEEVGEISELDLNPVFALPPGQGCRIVDARIRVGANTLRVGL